The genomic segment CAAGCTGAGAGTTTGAGACCATTTCACGCGCGCTTTTGGCCTCAGGTTCAGACTTCATAGACTTGTGATTAGCAAAGAATATGCAATGACGTTATATTTTTCTGAAAAGCACAAGGAGTCAAAATGTGATTACACAACCCATTGATATTAGTCAAAATCATGTTTAGACCGGTTGGAGTTGCAGTACTTTTACTAAAAATGTTTTTCTTGGATGACGAAAACACTTTTAAAATGTCTGATGAGTATCATTTTTTGAATTTAGAAATAGAGTTTTGGCTAATAATGCTGTTCTGGTTAGCTTAAAATTGATAGTATTACAGTAACTTTTgtgtttcaaaaaataaaaaatttaaatttaacaattttattataaattttgaactaaatgaagagataaatatgttttagaaatttaaaattacaCATTGTCAAATAGAAAAAGCATTTGTGTAAGTATGCACTCAAACAATATGATCAAGCACTTAAATAAGTACTTTGACTAAAAACTCTACCAATTAAGTATTTTTTGATAAGCCATTGTAAACCCGAATCGGCCCTTGTTCCTGTCTATTCGATACGTAGTTTTAGTTTAATTTACTTCAAGTTGTAAATATATTTTACAGaaaattttgcttctcattgatgtgattttacttttttttttttttgtcgtaaCCACTTATTTGAATAGCTTTAAGAAATTTAATTTGGAaatcttttcctcaatcagttatCATAAATTGCTTTAGAACCAAACAAAAATGACTTGCTCCTCTCTTAAACCGTCATCAGTTGCAATTGGGCTGGAGAGTCTGAGTTATTGTCTACGCGCTTCTTATTTCACCTTGAAATTGAATGTCAGGGAACAAGAAATGGTCATCAAAGAAATTTTAACCAGCATACAAGATTTCtgatattatttatttatttcagaTACGAATATTATTTTGGTTGACTTGGTTTATAGTTTAACCATTGGTTTTCTGGTTTGAATATGCCGTCATTCATCTTATATATAGATTTATTTAATTGTTTTTTTAACTTTGAAAGTGAGACAACATATCCACATCGTCCTTGGATTACCTGAGGAACGTGATGGACACTAAGCAATTGTTTCTAGCGGAGGATTTTTACACTTTTCTCCAATATCAAATTCAGAATTCGAATTTTGTATGCTTGACAGTATTACTCTGTAAATTGTTTCTTCTGTTTATAATGCGCATTAGGCCCTGAATTTTTGATGCACtgatttaatttatatttgCTACCAAGACTTGATGTTTGTTGAAATGGCACAATCAATCTTTTTATATTCTGTTATTTTGGACTCTAGATGCCTGTCTAATGTTGCAAATCTTGTGTGCTGTAAAAGATCGCTATTTTTCTATATCAAATACAATTGATATTTGCTAATTTTACATATTCAAGCCAAACAAATGGTTAATGTGACACAAATATTCCTGAGTTATATTTTTGCTTAATTAAAATAACAGACTTGGTGACCAATGTTTACAAGGAGATACCATTAGTTTTTATAGGAAGACACGTGATAGCATATAGAAGGAGGGATAAAATGTGAGACCGAAATTAAAGTGGAATAGAATATCTCAAATTCACCTCAAATCTTGTGTTCTACTTCCTATTCCACTACTTATGCCATATTTTATTGTATTGTCTTTTTCCCTTTACAAACATCAtattctaaatattttttttaaaggttCTAGTAATTAAAAACAATGAAAATTGATAACACCACAGGTGCTAGTCTAGTGATTAGGAAAAAGTTCTTAGAATCTTTTCATTGTTAGGCATCCCATGCGTCACACTTGGAGGTGCGAAGGGcattggggggggggggacgaAAAGTGGAaggtaaacaaaaaaaagagagaaaaaacaaacCTAAATGGGTTAAAATAATAgtataaaatagaaaaacaaaaaaatacaatagaaATTCATAAAAgttctatttttttaatatatatatatatattttaatttgttGTATGTTGCTTTCAGCCAACATTAGTTACTGGaacttaaggaaacaaaaaagaataaaaaagcaTATTCGTAAAGgacaaattataatatatacaaaaagTGTGATACAAGATCTTTTGCTTCATTTGACCTTTTTCCATTTTAATGTCTCAAATATAAATTAAGCATGGACTTAAACTTGCATTTATCACTTAATTACACTCAAGCTAGGTACATGGACTTTTTCAAAACTAATAGATCGAGAATTTTATTCTTCTACTGCCGTAACATGTACTGCATTGCAAACCTCATCATAAGAAAATGAAATAGCTATTCTCTTCATGGTTCCGAGACCTCTCCAGTTGTGTAAAttgatataattttaatataaattaatatatttgaTGTAATCATGAATTTTACACTAATTCAATTATAAATCAAGTTTATTTGATGTAATCGTGAATTTTACACTAATTCAATTATAAATCAAGTTTATTTGATGTAATCGTGAATTTTACACTAACTCAATTATAAATCAAGTTTATATTAAAATTGTATCAATTTACACCGAAATTTTGTCAGTTTGCACAATACTTcatttccttaaaaaaataGTCTTTCCCTTGTCTCGTTGCCTCGTGGGCTGTTTAAAACGGCAAACTAGTGTAAAAAAATTGACTACTTGCGATTTTATTTTGGCAGTGTTACGTTGAAAGTCAATCAAGCAGCCAATTTTCAGGGGGAGATCCAACCTTAGAAACAGTCTAACAACGATGAATCGATTCAAAGGTTGAACTTTATAACTGCATGTCTCGACTTAACTCTTACATTCtctacctatatatatatacacgccACCTTCAATCCTCTCCAAATTATCATATCCTATTTTGGCACTTCAAAGTTCAAAATCCCAATATCACAACTCATAGACACATTAATTTTATGATATATATCCCTAACTAAGACTTCAATCTTCAGGTCATTTTATTGCCTAAtagattcaatttcttttttatttttatttttttataacaGGTTCTTTTAGAATCAAATTTACATGGCAACCCTTCAATCTTCAGCCTTATTCCATTATTCATTACCTTATTCTGCGCCCAAGATATCTAGAAATGGCACCATCATGGCGATTCTTGATATCCCAAAATCAAGGACTGGTAATATTCCTCTTCACAATCTCCAGTCAGCTGGACTATTGGTGAAGGAGCTGGAGTTGGCTAGAGGTTTCATTGGCAACAAAAAATTTACAAAGAAAagtgatgaaaatgaaagagcGGATTCATTAGTGATGGCAAAGCTTTATGCAGTATTGGAAGCGGTTGCAGATAGAGTGGAGATGCATAAGAATATTGGAGATCAAAGAGACAATTGGAACAGCTTACTTTTGACGTCAATCAATGCAATTACTCTTGCAGCTGCAACAATGTCCAGTATTGCAGCCACAACTGCGGTTGGTTTTGGTTCTGGTGCTTCCTTGGCTGCTTTGAAGCTATCTTCCACGCTGATGTTTCTGGCAGCAACAGGGATGTTGTTCATAATGAATAAAATTCAACCATCCCAACTAGCAGAAGAGCAGCGAAATGCTGCAAGATTGTTCCTGCAGCTGCAAAAACAAATCGAAACAACAATAGCTATAGGCAGTCCTACAGGTCATGATGTCGAGGAAGCAATGGAGAAAGTATTGGCACTTGACAAGGCCTATCCACTTCCTCTCCTTGGTGTTATGCTCGAGAAATTCCCGGCTACAGTAGAACCAGCATTTTGGTGGCCTCAGCAAGCAAAAGAGTCCGCCCACAAGACCTGTTCGAAATCAAATGGCTGGAACTCGAAACTTGAGAAGGAAATGAGATCAATCGTTGAGGTTATAAGAAGAAAAGATAAAGCAGATTATTTGAGGCTGGGTGGAAAAGCTTTGATGCTGAGCAAATTGTTAGCCATAAGTGGCCCCTTGTTAACTGGGCTAGCGGCAATTAGTTCTGCATTCATGGGTTCATCTTCTCATACTGGTTTCTTGGCAGCCATGCTTGGAATTGTGGGCGGTTCATTGGCAAGCATTGTAAATACGTTAGAGCATGGAGGACAAGTTGGAATGGTGTTTGAGATGTACAGGAGCAATGCTGGTTTCTTTAAACTCATGGAAGAATCTATAGAATCTAACTTGATGGAGAGACGGGAAAATGGTGAATTGTTTGAGATGAAGGTGGCTTTGCAATTAGGAAGGAGGGTATCAGAGCTGAGAGATCTCGCATCTTCTCCAAAAAGTAAAGGAGAAGGTGCTGAGGAGTTTGCAAGCAAACTTTTTTGATAGGTTGTTTGTCAAATTTTGATGAATTCCTGTAAATTAACCCTGTACACACATGAATAGCTACGTAATCTGTATAGTTTCTTACTAGGATTACTAataaaatttgatgaaaattttttattctatatatatatatatctaatgTAATCTGTATAATTTTTAACTAAAATTATTGGTAAAATGTGATGATTCTTATAGTTCTTTATACATCTGATTCCTGTGTTTCTAATCGTTTCGATCTGTAGGCTTTAATTGCTTCAGACCAAACAAGATCTACTTAATGATGCTTTAATTGATCTAAAATCATTTGTTACAGTCAAATCTCATGCTAGGATCTTCTGACTTC from the Coffea arabica cultivar ET-39 chromosome 11e, Coffea Arabica ET-39 HiFi, whole genome shotgun sequence genome contains:
- the LOC140021259 gene encoding probable F-box protein At4g22030; the encoded protein is MAILDIPKSRTGNIPLHNLQSAGLLVKELELARGFIGNKKFTKKSDENERADSLVMAKLYAVLEAVADRVEMHKNIGDQRDNWNSLLLTSINAITLAAATMSSIAATTAVGFGSGASLAALKLSSTLMFLAATGMLFIMNKIQPSQLAEEQRNAARLFLQLQKQIETTIAIGSPTGHDVEEAMEKVLALDKAYPLPLLGVMLEKFPATVEPAFWWPQQAKESAHKTCSKSNGWNSKLEKEMRSIVEVIRRKDKADYLRLGGKALMLSKLLAISGPLLTGLAAISSAFMGSSSHTGFLAAMLGIVGGSLASIVNTLEHGGQVGMVFEMYRSNAGFFKLMEESIESNLMERRENGELFEMKVALQLGRRVSELRDLASSPKSKGEGAEEFASKLF